Proteins co-encoded in one Leptodactylus fuscus isolate aLepFus1 chromosome 4, aLepFus1.hap2, whole genome shotgun sequence genomic window:
- the SEC22C gene encoding vesicle-trafficking protein SEC22c isoform X1 produces the protein MILYACIVRLQDGLPLSASTDFHPNKEVLECKRWLRRLCVNLSQRPARGTARVCDLNIHFCSAGDISSLTICSSTYQSSAAFSFLEELIWEFTSLYNSTAITIASRPYAFLEFDGVIQRVKHNFNYGASPPIQLESSTAPVPVKLEEVAEANGIANGHVPTQVSPAVNHRMSPVSALGVLSLTLNIMCSALSLIRGVHLAEHSFQDGYDNAGRVLAFLAAFSASILQCYLYLFYSPGRTLKAWALLLVVGLCNLYLYGLRNLWQIGFHVFVASLSVVQIVTRRPLDRHSGSGV, from the exons ATGATCCTGTACGCCTGCATTGTGAGGTTGCAGGACGGGCTTCCGCTCTCGGCTTCCACAGATTTCCACCCGAACAAAGAAGTGTTGGAGTGCAAGAGATGGCTGAGGAGGTTGTGTGTGAACCTGTCCCAGCGGCCGGCCCGGGGCACTGCTCGAGTTTGCGACCTCAACATACA TTTCTGCTCCGCAGGTGACATCTCCTCTCTGACTATCTGCTCCAGCACTTACCAGTCTTCCGCGGCGTTCTCCTTCCTGGAGGAACTGATCTGGGAATTCACGTCTTTGTACAATAGCACCGCCATAACCATTGCGTCCAGACCCTACGCCTTTCTGGAGTTTG ATGGCGTCATACAACGTGTGAAGCACAACTTTAACTACGGTGCCAGCCCGCCGATCCAGCTGGAGTCCAGCACTGCGCCTGTCCCTGTCAAACTGGAGGAGGTAGCCGAGGCCAATGGTATTGCAAATGGGCACGTACCCACACAAGTGAGCCCAG CAGTCAATCACAGGATGAGCCCGGTGAGCGCGCTCGGCGTCCTGTCGCTAACGCTGAACATCATGTGTAGTGCGCTGAGCCTCATCCGAGGCGTCCATCTGGCTGAACACTCGTTCCAG GATGGATATGACAACGCAGGGAGAGTTCTGGCTTTTCTCGCAGCATTTTCTGCCAGTATATTACAG TGTTACCTGTACCTCTTCTACAGTCCGGGCCGCACCCTGAAGGCCTGGGCGCTGCTCCTAGTGGTCGGCCTGTGTAACCTCTACCTGTATGGGCTGCGCAACCTGTGGCAGATCGGCTTCCATGTCTTTGTGGCGTCCCTGTCCGTGGTGCAGATCGTGACTCGGAGGCCTCTGGACAGACACAGCGGCAGCGGGGTGTAA
- the SEC22C gene encoding vesicle-trafficking protein SEC22c isoform X3 — MILYACIVRLQDGLPLSASTDFHPNKEVLECKRWLRRLCVNLSQRPARGTARVCDLNIHFCSAGDISSLTICSSTYQSSAAFSFLEELIWEFTSLYNSTAITIASRPYAFLEFDGVIQRVKHNFNYGASPPIQLESSTAPVPVKLEEVAEANGIANGHVPTQVSPAVNHRMSPVSALGVLSLTLNIMCSALSLIRGVHLAEHSFQDGYDNAGRVLAFLAAFSASILQGKEDGSRSWFTLTDIW; from the exons ATGATCCTGTACGCCTGCATTGTGAGGTTGCAGGACGGGCTTCCGCTCTCGGCTTCCACAGATTTCCACCCGAACAAAGAAGTGTTGGAGTGCAAGAGATGGCTGAGGAGGTTGTGTGTGAACCTGTCCCAGCGGCCGGCCCGGGGCACTGCTCGAGTTTGCGACCTCAACATACA TTTCTGCTCCGCAGGTGACATCTCCTCTCTGACTATCTGCTCCAGCACTTACCAGTCTTCCGCGGCGTTCTCCTTCCTGGAGGAACTGATCTGGGAATTCACGTCTTTGTACAATAGCACCGCCATAACCATTGCGTCCAGACCCTACGCCTTTCTGGAGTTTG ATGGCGTCATACAACGTGTGAAGCACAACTTTAACTACGGTGCCAGCCCGCCGATCCAGCTGGAGTCCAGCACTGCGCCTGTCCCTGTCAAACTGGAGGAGGTAGCCGAGGCCAATGGTATTGCAAATGGGCACGTACCCACACAAGTGAGCCCAG CAGTCAATCACAGGATGAGCCCGGTGAGCGCGCTCGGCGTCCTGTCGCTAACGCTGAACATCATGTGTAGTGCGCTGAGCCTCATCCGAGGCGTCCATCTGGCTGAACACTCGTTCCAG GATGGATATGACAACGCAGGGAGAGTTCTGGCTTTTCTCGCAGCATTTTCTGCCAGTATATTACAG
- the SEC22C gene encoding vesicle-trafficking protein SEC22c isoform X2, which translates to MILYACIVRLQDGLPLSASTDFHPNKEVLECKRWLRRLCVNLSQRPARGTARVCDLNIHFCSAGDISSLTICSSTYQSSAAFSFLEELIWEFTSLYNSTAITIASRPYAFLEFDGVIQRVKHNFNYGASPPIQLESSTAPVPVKLEEVAEANGIANGHVPTQVSPVNHRMSPVSALGVLSLTLNIMCSALSLIRGVHLAEHSFQDGYDNAGRVLAFLAAFSASILQCYLYLFYSPGRTLKAWALLLVVGLCNLYLYGLRNLWQIGFHVFVASLSVVQIVTRRPLDRHSGSGV; encoded by the exons ATGATCCTGTACGCCTGCATTGTGAGGTTGCAGGACGGGCTTCCGCTCTCGGCTTCCACAGATTTCCACCCGAACAAAGAAGTGTTGGAGTGCAAGAGATGGCTGAGGAGGTTGTGTGTGAACCTGTCCCAGCGGCCGGCCCGGGGCACTGCTCGAGTTTGCGACCTCAACATACA TTTCTGCTCCGCAGGTGACATCTCCTCTCTGACTATCTGCTCCAGCACTTACCAGTCTTCCGCGGCGTTCTCCTTCCTGGAGGAACTGATCTGGGAATTCACGTCTTTGTACAATAGCACCGCCATAACCATTGCGTCCAGACCCTACGCCTTTCTGGAGTTTG ATGGCGTCATACAACGTGTGAAGCACAACTTTAACTACGGTGCCAGCCCGCCGATCCAGCTGGAGTCCAGCACTGCGCCTGTCCCTGTCAAACTGGAGGAGGTAGCCGAGGCCAATGGTATTGCAAATGGGCACGTACCCACACAAGTGAGCCCAG TCAATCACAGGATGAGCCCGGTGAGCGCGCTCGGCGTCCTGTCGCTAACGCTGAACATCATGTGTAGTGCGCTGAGCCTCATCCGAGGCGTCCATCTGGCTGAACACTCGTTCCAG GATGGATATGACAACGCAGGGAGAGTTCTGGCTTTTCTCGCAGCATTTTCTGCCAGTATATTACAG TGTTACCTGTACCTCTTCTACAGTCCGGGCCGCACCCTGAAGGCCTGGGCGCTGCTCCTAGTGGTCGGCCTGTGTAACCTCTACCTGTATGGGCTGCGCAACCTGTGGCAGATCGGCTTCCATGTCTTTGTGGCGTCCCTGTCCGTGGTGCAGATCGTGACTCGGAGGCCTCTGGACAGACACAGCGGCAGCGGGGTGTAA